One window from the genome of Spirosoma rhododendri encodes:
- a CDS encoding glycoside hydrolase family 43 protein, whose product MKQTTYQNPLLPTDFPDPSVIAAQTGGYYAYATHDRFSPTMCSIQLSHSTDLVNWSEPVGALAEPPVWGKNCQEFWCPQVVFVEGEYRLYYAAKPDNGADMQLALATSKTPDNFIDVGKPLTTQSGGGYTMIDPHFFADPQTGRHYLYYGSAHEPIRAYELANDGFTFISDPIDVLPARPGVKFETLREGAFVVYKPETKRYFIWVSGDNTWASGGYAVSVYWSDNPLTNFQPIPDQHVILQPGAAWDSPGQNCLVTDAEGQDWIIYHAVDANDRFIPSTDRFLRKMCMDRVQYTADGWPFIAGNQPSDHPRPGPIVVA is encoded by the coding sequence ATGAAACAGACTACCTACCAGAATCCGCTTTTGCCTACTGACTTCCCCGACCCGTCGGTCATCGCTGCGCAGACGGGCGGATACTACGCCTACGCTACCCACGACCGGTTTTCACCCACGATGTGCAGTATCCAGCTCAGTCATTCAACGGATCTGGTCAACTGGTCGGAGCCGGTCGGTGCGCTGGCTGAACCGCCTGTCTGGGGTAAAAACTGTCAGGAATTCTGGTGTCCGCAGGTCGTGTTCGTGGAGGGTGAGTACCGGCTCTACTACGCGGCAAAGCCTGACAACGGTGCTGATATGCAGCTGGCACTTGCTACATCGAAAACACCCGATAACTTCATCGACGTTGGTAAGCCGCTGACAACGCAGTCGGGTGGGGGATACACGATGATCGACCCCCATTTTTTCGCCGATCCACAAACGGGGCGACACTACCTGTACTATGGTTCGGCCCACGAGCCAATCCGGGCGTATGAGCTGGCAAACGACGGGTTCACGTTCATCAGCGACCCCATAGACGTGCTGCCCGCGCGACCCGGTGTTAAATTCGAAACGTTGCGGGAAGGGGCGTTCGTCGTGTACAAGCCAGAAACGAAGCGGTATTTTATCTGGGTGTCGGGCGACAACACCTGGGCAAGCGGTGGGTACGCCGTCAGCGTGTACTGGTCTGACAACCCACTGACGAACTTTCAGCCTATTCCTGACCAGCATGTCATTTTGCAGCCGGGCGCGGCCTGGGACTCACCCGGTCAGAACTGCCTGGTTACCGATGCCGAGGGGCAGGACTGGATTATCTATCACGCCGTCGACGCGAACGACCGGTTTATTCCTAGTACGGATCGGTTTCTCCGCAAGATGTGCATGGACCGGGTGCAGTACACCGCTGATGGCTGGCCATTTATCGCCGGTAATCAGCCATCAGACCATCCCCGGCCCGGGCCGATTGTAGTGGCGTAA
- a CDS encoding SDR family NAD(P)-dependent oxidoreductase, producing MRFTDKVIIVTGAAGGIGMAIARRFASEGARIVLADLDGDALKKAVPDIKKAGAPDVWPSICDVSNEQQVEATVKGAFDKFGRLDVIVNNAGLMQFKALDELTGDDWMRILNVDLMGAFYFTKHAFLTMKPGGCIVNVSSIHAIETEPLVAPYAAAKAAVLSLTRSSALEGKARGIRINAVLPGAIDTPMLWDNPNVKRGVEKIDKADVGRPEDVAATIAYLASDDAAFVQGAEIRVDGGRLDRL from the coding sequence ATGAGATTTACAGACAAAGTCATTATCGTTACCGGTGCGGCCGGGGGTATTGGTATGGCAATTGCCCGGCGATTTGCGTCGGAAGGGGCCCGCATCGTGCTGGCTGACCTGGATGGCGACGCGCTGAAGAAGGCGGTACCCGACATCAAAAAAGCGGGAGCACCCGATGTGTGGCCCAGCATCTGCGACGTGTCGAACGAGCAGCAGGTTGAGGCAACGGTAAAGGGGGCGTTTGATAAATTCGGTCGGCTCGACGTCATCGTCAACAACGCGGGGCTGATGCAGTTCAAGGCGCTTGACGAACTGACCGGCGACGACTGGATGCGGATTCTGAACGTCGACCTGATGGGCGCGTTCTATTTCACCAAACACGCCTTTCTGACCATGAAGCCCGGCGGCTGCATCGTCAACGTATCGAGCATCCACGCCATTGAAACCGAACCACTGGTAGCCCCGTATGCAGCGGCAAAAGCCGCCGTACTGTCGCTGACCCGTTCCTCGGCACTGGAAGGCAAGGCGAGAGGTATCCGCATCAACGCCGTACTGCCCGGCGCTATCGACACACCTATGCTCTGGGATAATCCGAACGTGAAGCGGGGCGTTGAGAAAATCGACAAGGCCGATGTAGGTCGACCAGAAGACGTAGCCGCTACGATCGCTTATCTGGCCTCCGACGACGCGGCATTCGTACAGGGCGCCGAAATTCGCGTCGACGGCGGGCGGCTGGATCGGCTGTAG
- a CDS encoding efflux RND transporter periplasmic adaptor subunit, producing the protein MNRLPKKTWSSLLAAGSFILLSSLSGCQSSAGKEDREKKADEAKAAEGPATVETFALQRGKLASALHLPGELIAYRDVDIYARVTGYIKTLNADVGTEVRQGQLLAQAEAPELNAQLASAESKLKAQEALSIASRANYARVTEAAKNLPGAVSKNDIDQAMARQNADLAQLAAAKSAYREVADLRQYLQIRAPFDGIISARNASTGAYIGPAGKGSEFPLFVLTEQRRLRLVISVPEAYTGYVDQGDPISFSVRAFPDRTFNGQVKREAGALDKKLRSERVEVDVQNSDRKLLPGMVAEVNVPMPTSSNALIVPKSAIVNASTGVFVIRVKGQKAEWVPIKRGLEADEKVEIFGSLTEGDKLITDATEEIRDGSPVSVK; encoded by the coding sequence ATGAATCGGCTACCCAAAAAGACATGGTCTAGTCTGCTGGCAGCAGGCAGTTTTATCCTACTCAGTTCGTTATCCGGCTGCCAATCGTCCGCAGGAAAGGAAGATAGAGAAAAGAAAGCCGACGAGGCCAAAGCGGCCGAAGGCCCGGCCACAGTAGAAACCTTCGCGCTGCAACGCGGCAAACTGGCGTCGGCCCTGCACCTGCCGGGTGAGTTGATCGCTTACCGCGACGTCGACATCTACGCCCGCGTAACCGGCTATATCAAAACGCTGAACGCCGACGTCGGCACGGAGGTTCGGCAGGGGCAGTTACTGGCACAGGCCGAAGCCCCCGAACTCAACGCACAACTGGCATCGGCGGAGTCGAAGCTGAAAGCGCAGGAAGCCCTGTCTATCGCCAGCCGGGCCAACTACGCGCGGGTGACCGAAGCGGCCAAAAACCTGCCCGGCGCCGTATCGAAAAACGACATCGATCAGGCAATGGCCCGGCAAAACGCCGATCTGGCCCAGCTGGCAGCGGCCAAATCAGCCTACCGCGAAGTCGCCGACCTGCGGCAGTACCTGCAAATCCGCGCGCCGTTCGACGGTATCATCAGTGCCCGTAACGCCAGCACGGGTGCCTACATCGGACCGGCGGGCAAAGGCTCGGAATTTCCACTGTTTGTCCTGACCGAACAACGACGGCTGCGTCTGGTGATTTCGGTACCGGAAGCCTACACCGGTTACGTCGATCAGGGCGACCCGATCTCGTTCAGCGTCCGCGCGTTCCCCGACCGTACCTTCAACGGACAGGTGAAGCGCGAAGCCGGTGCGCTCGACAAAAAGCTGCGTTCCGAACGCGTCGAAGTCGATGTGCAGAACAGTGACCGGAAGCTGTTGCCGGGTATGGTTGCCGAAGTAAACGTACCAATGCCGACGAGCAGCAACGCGCTGATCGTACCGAAATCGGCCATTGTCAACGCGTCGACGGGCGTATTTGTGATTCGGGTGAAGGGGCAGAAAGCCGAGTGGGTGCCCATCAAACGCGGACTGGAAGCCGACGAAAAAGTAGAAATATTCGGCTCACTCACCGAAGGCGACAAGCTCATCACCGACGCCACCGAAGAAATCCGCGACGGCTCGCCGGTCAGTGTGAAGTAA
- a CDS encoding McrB family protein, producing MLIDTPQQALIERIRDIGHAEAVRRFFGLLKELIDVVNLPNGDARLAFTIRKDQKAITANVNFFWALRLVKPHRGEPEFWLTIKKSAQDQLVDFPEIDFSGVSQKSGYVAAVIGQSSAHLLYQPAVQQCWLDCLPELVETGKRGPHSARHNPDVYRAAEDEAFLSELIRLADDPSLGERHLNGHTVEELGADYETPDRNVPDNQPHNLILYGPPGTGKTHALQPYLRDGRASLITFHPAYGYEEFVEGIRPEVVGSQVSYKVRKGIFYKACLSAVQLAGYATLADCLNDSPDNRQRKLAQAPAHFLLIDEINRANIASVFGELITLLEADKRLGAEHELWLTLPYSQERFGVPANLYVVGTMNTTDRSIALLDIALRRRFSFRELRPDPSVLPMVEGVDLAQLLRTINERIEYLLDRDHQLGHAYLLNISTHAELCDVFRDRIIPLLQEYFFNNWAQIQLILGDNMAWGKEPEQRLIWVRKKYTSTATTNLFGDIPDTVDDVVSYEINPHLLAHEYEQVPPAAFVRIYQKPV from the coding sequence GTGTTGATCGATACCCCACAACAGGCACTCATCGAACGAATCCGCGACATCGGCCACGCCGAAGCCGTCCGGCGTTTTTTTGGGTTGCTGAAAGAACTAATTGATGTTGTCAACCTGCCCAACGGCGACGCGCGGCTGGCATTCACGATCCGAAAAGATCAGAAAGCCATCACGGCGAATGTCAACTTTTTCTGGGCCTTACGGCTGGTGAAACCGCACCGGGGCGAACCCGAATTCTGGCTGACGATCAAGAAGTCGGCGCAGGACCAACTGGTTGATTTCCCCGAAATTGATTTCAGTGGTGTTAGCCAAAAGTCCGGCTATGTGGCGGCTGTCATCGGGCAGTCGAGCGCGCACCTGCTCTACCAGCCCGCCGTTCAACAATGCTGGCTCGACTGCCTGCCCGAACTGGTTGAAACGGGCAAGCGTGGGCCCCACTCGGCCCGGCACAACCCCGACGTGTACCGTGCTGCTGAAGACGAAGCGTTTCTGAGCGAGCTGATCCGGCTGGCCGACGACCCCTCGCTGGGCGAACGCCACCTGAACGGTCACACCGTCGAAGAACTTGGTGCTGATTACGAAACGCCCGACCGCAACGTCCCCGACAATCAGCCGCACAACCTGATTCTGTACGGACCACCGGGCACCGGAAAAACCCATGCCCTGCAACCCTACCTGCGCGACGGTCGGGCCAGTCTGATTACGTTCCACCCGGCCTACGGCTATGAAGAGTTTGTCGAAGGCATACGGCCGGAAGTGGTGGGCAGTCAGGTCAGCTACAAAGTCAGGAAAGGCATTTTCTACAAAGCCTGTCTGTCGGCGGTACAACTGGCGGGTTACGCAACGCTGGCCGACTGCCTCAACGATTCGCCCGACAATCGCCAGCGTAAACTGGCGCAGGCACCGGCTCATTTTCTGCTGATCGACGAGATCAACCGGGCCAACATCGCCAGTGTGTTCGGCGAACTGATTACGCTCCTCGAAGCCGACAAACGACTCGGTGCCGAACACGAACTCTGGCTGACGCTCCCCTACTCACAGGAGCGTTTCGGCGTACCGGCAAACCTGTATGTGGTCGGAACGATGAACACGACCGACCGCTCGATTGCCCTGCTGGATATTGCGCTGCGTCGCCGGTTTTCGTTCCGCGAACTCCGCCCCGATCCGTCGGTGCTGCCTATGGTGGAGGGTGTCGATCTGGCGCAACTGTTACGGACGATCAACGAACGTATCGAATACCTGCTCGACCGCGACCATCAGCTCGGCCACGCCTATCTGCTCAACATCTCGACGCACGCCGAGTTGTGCGACGTCTTCCGCGACCGCATCATACCCTTGTTGCAGGAATATTTTTTCAACAACTGGGCACAGATTCAGCTTATACTAGGCGATAACATGGCGTGGGGAAAAGAACCCGAGCAACGCCTGATCTGGGTTCGCAAGAAGTACACCAGCACCGCCACAACCAACTTGTTCGGCGACATCCCCGACACGGTAGATGACGTCGTCAGCTACGAAATCAACCCGCATTTGCTGGCGCATGAGTATGAACAGGTACCCCCCGCTGCTTTTGTCCGCATCTACCAAAAACCGGTGTAG
- a CDS encoding glycoside hydrolase family 30 protein, with amino-acid sequence MHLSFHWLTRSIGLFIGSYFLTTSTGCQGQPQAPATLVVNPAQTFQRIDHFGASDAWSCQFVGQWPDAKRNAIADLLFSRDTLTNGNPIGIGLSIWRFNVGAGTTEQGSASGIRDEWRRAESFLNTDGTYDWNKQAGQRWFLQAAKRRGVASFLAFTNSPPVQYTINGKGFATNKIPNLAPDRYDQFARFLTDVTTGVGAKTGVTFNYISPVNEPQWDWSDGGQEGTPFYNKQIAGITRSLSKQLQTSQLPAKTSIAEAGQLDFLVGDNKKPGQGQQIQSFFDKASPDYVGDLPTLVRAVSAHSYFTTSPYAKAAETRQQIRKTLNGVADLGYWMSEYCILGDNDGEINGSGKGLGIDPAVYVAKVIHNDLVNANASAWHWWLAISPYDYKDGLIYIDKNKTDGAYQPSKMLWALGNYSRFIRPGAVRIDATLPQNTSNLLVSAYQNTDRKLVIVVINTGTDSQLITPVLASGQPANLAMYTTSATTNLSPSARPKPGTPLTILGRSIVTLVGDLPK; translated from the coding sequence ATGCACCTCTCTTTCCATTGGCTTACCCGCAGCATTGGGCTGTTTATTGGCAGCTATTTTTTAACGACCAGTACCGGTTGCCAGGGGCAGCCGCAAGCGCCCGCTACCCTTGTCGTCAACCCAGCCCAAACGTTCCAGCGCATCGACCATTTTGGCGCGTCTGATGCATGGTCGTGCCAGTTTGTTGGTCAATGGCCCGATGCCAAGCGCAACGCCATCGCCGATCTGCTGTTCAGCCGGGACACGCTGACCAACGGGAATCCCATCGGTATCGGCCTATCGATATGGCGGTTCAACGTCGGTGCCGGAACGACGGAGCAGGGCAGTGCTAGCGGCATACGCGACGAATGGCGCCGGGCGGAGTCGTTTCTCAACACCGACGGCACCTACGACTGGAACAAGCAGGCCGGGCAACGCTGGTTTTTGCAGGCGGCCAAACGGCGGGGCGTTGCCAGCTTTCTGGCGTTTACCAACAGCCCGCCGGTACAATACACGATCAACGGCAAAGGCTTCGCCACCAATAAAATCCCGAATCTGGCCCCCGACCGGTACGATCAGTTCGCCCGCTTTCTGACCGACGTAACTACGGGCGTTGGCGCGAAGACCGGCGTTACGTTCAACTACATTAGCCCGGTCAACGAACCACAATGGGACTGGAGCGACGGTGGACAGGAAGGTACCCCGTTCTACAACAAGCAGATCGCGGGCATCACCCGATCGCTCAGCAAACAGCTACAGACCAGCCAGTTACCAGCCAAAACCAGCATCGCCGAAGCGGGGCAACTTGATTTTTTAGTTGGCGACAATAAGAAACCCGGACAAGGTCAGCAGATTCAGTCCTTCTTCGACAAGGCTTCGCCCGATTACGTCGGCGACTTGCCTACGCTGGTTCGCGCGGTGTCGGCCCACAGCTATTTCACGACCTCGCCCTATGCGAAAGCCGCCGAAACGCGTCAGCAGATACGCAAAACGCTGAACGGCGTGGCTGATTTGGGCTACTGGATGTCGGAATATTGTATTCTGGGCGATAACGATGGGGAAATCAACGGCTCCGGCAAAGGGCTGGGCATCGACCCGGCGGTGTACGTCGCCAAAGTGATTCACAACGATCTGGTCAACGCAAACGCATCGGCCTGGCATTGGTGGCTGGCGATTAGCCCGTATGATTACAAAGACGGGTTGATTTACATCGACAAGAATAAAACCGACGGTGCCTATCAGCCCTCGAAAATGCTCTGGGCACTGGGTAACTACAGCCGTTTTATTCGCCCGGGCGCGGTTCGGATCGACGCAACGCTGCCGCAGAATACAAGCAATTTGCTGGTTTCAGCGTACCAGAACACAGATCGGAAACTCGTTATCGTCGTGATCAATACCGGCACCGATTCCCAACTGATAACGCCGGTACTAGCATCGGGGCAGCCGGCGAATCTGGCCATGTACACGACCTCGGCCACAACGAATCTGTCCCCTTCGGCCCGGCCAAAACCGGGAACGCCACTTACTATTCTAGGCCGGAGCATTGTCACGCTGGTAGGCGATCTACCAAAGTAA
- a CDS encoding putative polyvalent protein kinase domain-containing protein, with protein MDVSSENESPSNERERYVPQRVPPAAERANGQESLRAALDVIAGVHRASKAAQGPAPANKSEKIALDRALKIGEEKLLRRWATSRQLLIPDEPFTDAWQAQGGEGGAEHQVYVQLGTYYKRNNLNYHGTWLSYLHNLLLHNWLFPETAYMFLGLMDVDGILMSVVSQKALRGIRGATPEEVAAYMAPFDFVALHGNDYRNDNFGIIVGDLHHRNVLVADDGELLVFDPVIYLR; from the coding sequence ATGGACGTTAGTAGTGAAAACGAGTCTCCATCGAATGAACGAGAACGCTACGTACCTCAACGAGTACCACCGGCAGCAGAGCGAGCGAATGGTCAAGAAAGTCTCCGAGCAGCCCTTGATGTCATTGCAGGAGTGCATCGAGCAAGCAAAGCGGCTCAGGGACCAGCCCCAGCCAATAAAAGTGAAAAAATAGCACTAGATCGTGCGTTGAAAATTGGAGAGGAAAAGTTACTCAGACGATGGGCAACGTCGCGTCAGTTACTTATTCCGGATGAACCGTTTACCGACGCCTGGCAGGCTCAGGGTGGCGAAGGTGGTGCTGAGCATCAGGTGTATGTGCAGTTAGGTACGTACTACAAACGTAATAACCTCAACTACCACGGGACCTGGCTAAGTTATCTGCATAATCTACTGCTACACAACTGGCTTTTTCCGGAAACAGCCTATATGTTTTTAGGACTAATGGATGTCGATGGCATATTGATGTCCGTTGTCAGTCAGAAAGCGTTGCGAGGTATTCGGGGAGCAACGCCAGAAGAAGTAGCTGCCTACATGGCACCTTTCGACTTCGTTGCGCTACACGGTAACGATTACAGGAATGACAACTTTGGTATTATCGTCGGCGATCTTCACCACAGGAATGTTCTGGTAGCCGACGACGGAGAGTTGCTTGTTTTTGATCCAGTCATCTATCTCAGATAG
- a CDS encoding efflux RND transporter permease subunit encodes MNLIRSALRKPITILVLVASLFFFGINAVRNIKIDIFPNLNLPVIYISQPFGGYTPNQMESFFGKQYINLLLYVSGVKSIETKNIQGLTLIKLTFYEGTNMAQAAAEVSSYSIRAQAIFPPGSQPPFILRFDASTLPVGQLVLSSPKRTNNELQDLANVYVRAGFSSIPGLVAPAPFGGNSRTVVIRADPELMRAHNLSPDQLVAALRINNQATPAGNVRVGDFNYFTPANTTVRNIEDFGNIPLFTGGVQNLALKDVATIEDGADITQGYVLVNGKRSVYLPITKSADASTWEVVQNLKAALPRFQALLPEDVKLTYTFDQSVYVINSVESLLTEGAIGAVLTGLMVLLFLGDVRGALIVIITIPTCIISGVLFLSLFGQTINIMTLSGLSLAIGILVDESTVTIENIHQHLDMGKPKALAIWDACKEIAFSKLLILLCILAVFAPAFTMSGIPGALFLPLALAIGFSMITSYVMAQTLVPVLANWMMKGHDHASTNHAPVSTLNGKPINGNGHINGQNGSVQNGTVKTMTGRNTDDDILAQKQQLAHKKDFDGDGKIGLFERVRARFVRSINRSLPYRRPIVLVYVVGALALAGLLVSLIGRDVLPKGNAGQFQVRLRSADGTRLEKTETTMLKALDVLNGIVGKENIDITSAMVGMHGAQFSTSPIYLFMAGPQEGVLQVSLKEDYDVDLDELKDEFRAKMAKALPDVKMSFEPIELTDKILSQGSPTPIEVRLVGKNKKQNEEYANKVIAKLQQIPYLRDVQLGQSTKYPTIDVNIDRTRAAQLGTDVSSISRSLIASTSSSRYTEKSVWIDPKSGQSYSVQVQVPENRMSSVSDLGEIPVTPNSNRPVLGDVATIQKGTTYGENDNLGAVPMMSVTANLNDIDLGTAAHDVQNAINSLGELPRGLTVKLQGLSEVLIDTLNSLQTGLIVAIVVIFLMLAANFQSFKVSLVVLCTVPAVLVGSLSLLMLTGSTLNLQSYMGMIMSVGVSISNAVLLVTNAEELRLKSGNALQAARESASVRLRPILMTSVAMVVGMIPMASGLGEGGSQSAPLGRAVIGGLIASTFAALFILPLAFAWVQEKTTTDSVSLDPEDKNSKFYIPATYESATQKDMV; translated from the coding sequence ATGAATTTAATCCGTTCGGCTCTACGGAAGCCAATCACAATTCTGGTTCTGGTAGCGAGTTTGTTTTTCTTCGGTATCAACGCCGTCAGGAACATCAAGATCGACATTTTCCCCAACCTGAATCTGCCGGTCATCTACATTTCCCAGCCATTTGGTGGGTACACGCCGAACCAGATGGAGTCGTTTTTCGGCAAACAGTACATCAACCTGCTGCTGTATGTGTCGGGGGTGAAGAGTATCGAAACCAAGAATATTCAGGGGCTGACCCTCATCAAGCTCACGTTCTACGAAGGCACGAATATGGCGCAGGCAGCTGCCGAGGTGTCGTCGTACTCCATCAGGGCGCAGGCTATTTTTCCGCCCGGTTCGCAACCGCCTTTCATTTTGCGCTTCGATGCCTCCACACTACCCGTTGGGCAGTTGGTATTGAGTAGCCCGAAGCGTACCAACAACGAATTGCAGGATCTGGCCAACGTCTACGTCAGGGCGGGGTTTAGCTCCATTCCGGGGCTGGTGGCGCCGGCCCCCTTCGGCGGTAACTCCCGGACGGTTGTGATTCGGGCCGACCCGGAACTGATGCGGGCACACAATCTGTCGCCCGATCAGCTGGTAGCGGCCTTGCGGATCAACAACCAGGCGACACCCGCCGGCAACGTGCGCGTGGGCGATTTCAACTACTTCACGCCCGCCAATACGACGGTCAGGAATATCGAGGATTTTGGCAACATCCCGCTTTTCACCGGCGGGGTGCAGAATCTAGCGTTGAAAGACGTCGCGACGATTGAAGATGGGGCCGACATTACGCAGGGGTACGTACTCGTCAACGGAAAACGCTCGGTCTACCTGCCCATCACCAAATCGGCCGACGCATCGACCTGGGAGGTGGTGCAGAATCTCAAGGCCGCCCTCCCCCGCTTTCAGGCCCTGCTGCCGGAAGACGTCAAACTGACGTATACCTTCGACCAGTCGGTGTACGTCATCAACTCCGTAGAAAGTCTGCTGACCGAAGGAGCCATCGGCGCTGTGCTGACGGGGCTGATGGTACTGCTGTTTCTGGGCGACGTACGGGGTGCGCTGATCGTGATTATCACCATCCCGACCTGTATCATTTCGGGGGTGCTGTTTCTGTCGCTGTTCGGGCAGACGATCAACATCATGACCCTGTCGGGCCTCTCGCTGGCGATCGGTATTCTGGTCGACGAATCGACGGTTACGATTGAGAATATCCACCAGCACCTCGACATGGGCAAGCCCAAAGCCCTCGCCATCTGGGACGCCTGTAAGGAAATCGCGTTCTCGAAGCTGCTGATTCTGCTGTGTATTCTGGCCGTGTTTGCCCCCGCCTTTACCATGTCGGGCATTCCGGGTGCGCTGTTTCTGCCGCTGGCGCTGGCCATTGGCTTCTCGATGATTACGTCGTACGTGATGGCGCAGACGCTGGTGCCGGTGCTGGCCAACTGGATGATGAAGGGGCACGATCACGCGTCGACTAATCACGCGCCGGTATCGACCCTGAACGGGAAACCAATCAATGGCAATGGCCACATTAACGGTCAGAACGGTTCCGTCCAGAACGGCACTGTCAAGACCATGACGGGGCGCAACACAGACGACGATATTCTGGCCCAGAAACAACAGCTGGCCCACAAAAAAGACTTCGATGGCGACGGTAAAATCGGTTTGTTTGAGCGTGTCAGGGCGCGGTTCGTCCGATCGATCAACCGCTCGCTTCCCTACCGCCGACCCATTGTACTGGTGTACGTGGTGGGTGCGCTGGCACTGGCGGGTCTGCTGGTTTCGCTGATCGGGCGCGACGTGCTGCCGAAGGGTAATGCCGGGCAGTTTCAGGTTCGGTTACGCTCGGCCGACGGAACCCGACTGGAAAAAACCGAAACGACAATGTTAAAAGCGCTCGACGTGCTGAACGGCATTGTCGGCAAAGAAAACATCGATATCACATCGGCGATGGTCGGTATGCACGGCGCGCAGTTTTCGACCAGCCCGATCTACCTGTTTATGGCCGGGCCGCAGGAAGGCGTTTTGCAGGTCAGCCTGAAGGAAGACTACGATGTTGATCTGGATGAGCTGAAAGACGAGTTTCGGGCAAAGATGGCGAAGGCGTTACCCGACGTTAAGATGTCCTTCGAGCCGATTGAACTGACCGACAAGATTCTGAGTCAGGGGTCGCCTACGCCGATTGAGGTGCGGCTGGTGGGTAAGAACAAAAAGCAGAACGAAGAATACGCCAACAAGGTCATCGCCAAACTCCAGCAGATTCCGTACCTGCGCGATGTGCAGCTCGGCCAATCGACCAAATACCCGACTATCGACGTCAACATCGACCGGACGCGGGCCGCACAGCTGGGCACCGACGTATCATCCATCTCGCGCTCGCTGATTGCGTCGACGTCATCGTCGCGTTACACCGAAAAAAGCGTCTGGATCGATCCCAAGTCAGGGCAGAGTTACAGCGTGCAGGTGCAGGTGCCGGAAAACCGGATGAGCAGTGTCAGTGACCTGGGCGAAATTCCGGTGACACCCAACAGCAACCGGCCCGTGCTGGGCGACGTAGCCACGATTCAGAAGGGCACAACCTACGGCGAAAACGACAACCTGGGCGCGGTACCGATGATGTCGGTTACGGCCAACCTCAACGACATTGACCTGGGCACGGCCGCGCACGACGTTCAGAACGCCATCAACTCGCTGGGCGAACTGCCGCGCGGCCTGACGGTGAAGCTACAGGGGCTGAGCGAAGTACTGATCGATACGCTCAACAGCCTGCAAACGGGCCTGATCGTTGCCATCGTCGTTATTTTTCTGATGCTGGCGGCCAACTTCCAGTCGTTCAAAGTATCGCTCGTTGTGCTGTGTACAGTTCCGGCCGTGCTCGTCGGATCGCTGAGCCTGCTGATGCTGACGGGGTCGACGCTGAACCTGCAATCGTACATGGGCATGATTATGTCGGTCGGGGTATCGATTTCCAACGCCGTCCTGCTGGTGACCAACGCTGAAGAACTTCGCCTGAAAAGCGGTAATGCCCTGCAAGCGGCCCGCGAATCGGCATCGGTGCGGCTCCGCCCGATCCTGATGACCAGCGTGGCGATGGTTGTCGGCATGATTCCGATGGCGTCGGGGCTGGGCGAAGGCGGTTCGCAGTCGGCTCCGCTGGGCCGGGCCGTCATTGGTGGCCTGATCGCGTCTACCTTTGCCGCCTTGTTTATCCTGCCGCTGGCGTTTGCCTGGGTGCAGGAAAAAACAACCACCGACTCCGTATCACTCGATCCCGAAGACAAAAACAGTAAGTTTTACATTCCCGCAACGTATGAATCGGCTACCCAAAAAGACATGGTCTAG